One region of Tachysurus fulvidraco isolate hzauxx_2018 chromosome 9, HZAU_PFXX_2.0, whole genome shotgun sequence genomic DNA includes:
- the LOC113662077 gene encoding uncharacterized protein LOC113662077: protein METRRLLNLRRLMTEMWFSYMKGNTLSSYQITCAIDSHLAAFHITSIIFPNVEDVFNSDNLFNHLMSSLNRENYYEARIISEQELKRSNESKISQTVNIMDFYGTVHDNFPLIDKLVCAEMIFNVRIPSESRIHEEIFSQFKMFGYLKALGDPADPALILGYWLTTKPIFYIEDKKKRIFQLQFLLLSKNKHMTMCFRFSRNNWKLYDNEPTKPSFQNFHLDRINDYDICMAGYVNLTQAPKYKFGIAETGAGAMPFDIDTRSTLGYPEPYTFPVAIPETGPGLGPRPYYSNSLDIPTISDHPYEPGL from the exons ATGGAAACTCGAAG gttGCTTAATTTGCGGAGGCTGATGACCGAAATGTGGTTCTCCTACATGAAGGGCAATACTTTGTCATCATACCAAATAACATGTGCTATCGACTCTCATTTGGCTGCGTTTCACATTACGTCTATTATATTTCCAAATGTCGAAGATGTTTTTAATTCAGACAACTTATTCAATCATCTTATGTCTTCACTGAATCGTGAAAATTACTATGAGGCTAGAATCATTAGTGAGCAGGAGCTCAAACGATCAAATGAAAGCAAAATTTCTCAAACGGTTAACATAATGGACTTTTATGGCACTGTCCATGACAATTTCCCCTTGATCGATAAACTTGTATGTGCTGAAATGATTTTTAACGTAAGGATCCCAAGTGAGAGTCGGATCCATGAAGAAATATTCAG CCAGTTTAAAATGTTCGGCTACCTCAAGGCTTTGGGAGATCCAGCAGATCCAGCACTAATTCTCGGGTACTGGTTGACTACAAAACCAATATTTTATATTGAAGATAAGAAGAAAAG AATTTTTCAGCTGCAGTTTTTGCTGCTTAGCAAAAACAAGCACATGACTATGTGTTTTAGATTCTCCAGAAACAACTGGAAGCTCTACGACAACGAGCCAACAAAACCTTCTTTCCAGAATTTTCACTTGGACAGGATTAATGATTATGACATTTGCATGGCTGGATACGTCAACCTAACCCAAGCGCCGAAATATAAATTTG GCATTGCTGAGACTGGAGCAGGAGCAATGCCTTTCGATATAGATACAAGAAGTACCCTGGGTTATCCAGAGCCATACACTTTCCCTGTAGCCATTCCCGAGACTGGACCAGGACTGGGACCAAGGCCTTATTATTCAAACTCGCTAGATATTCCCACAATATCTGACCACCCATATGAACCAGGCCTTTAA